Genomic segment of Benincasa hispida cultivar B227 chromosome 1, ASM972705v1, whole genome shotgun sequence:
actaaaacaaatgtttttctaatgtttagagactaaaatagaataaaattcaaagatcaagaattaaaataggatttaaaccttaattttgtattttcaacattttaaatGGATTCTTAGCCATTTAAGATCTTGATTGCTAAccatgtttttttaaattttttttggaaattaataGAATGAATACTACTTCTactccaaatttttttcttatttactttttaacaatttaaaaaaaaaaaaccaaattttgagaactaaaaaaagtagttctcaatttttttttttttttttggaatttggctaataatttaattattctaTTTAGAAAAGatgtaaatttttataaaaaatatggatgaaataaatttaaatttcaaaaataaaaataaaaaatcaaatggataATAAAGGGGACGGGTGTACCATTTGGTTTTGGTTGAAGTGTTATTTTGGTACTGAAATCTACTCTATTACTTTTAAATATCCTATACCTAATTTTTCTTCTACTACTTTtttgactttattttttattttattttttattatctattaacatttcatgtatcaattttaaaaatatattctctatttttttaagataaaattattattattatttaatcaattttgataaaagattaattttgattttccaaATTTATAATGGTGAGCATATGAACAAAAATTGgatatttaaaaattgagatactaaatttgtatttatattttaactttttttttaaccatataTGGAGTGAGAATCGAACTTATGCATATACGTTCCGAGGTTTTTTATTTTGTctgtgtaattttttttttgaaaatgtcTCTGTCattgttttaatttctttaatttaattgctgtagaaatatatatgtttaagaACTTTTGTTTGATGCAGGGGTTGAACCTCAAAGTGATAATGACTTCAATTAGTTAAGACTTAAGTTAATTTGAGGACTAATATTAtctattattttcaatttgaaattatttagaataataaattattaaaactaaCATAATTTCCAAAGTATTGAacgaaaaaaacaaaatttccaaagtattcaactaaaaataataaatgaaaattaaattattgaaaCGTGTTACAAACCCCTTTTGAAGTATAGAGGTTAAAGAGACAACAATCCAAAATTTTTTAgcttttattaaattttcataaatttaaaaaatgatataaaattgCATGAAAGTTAATATTCAGATGATAATTGGTGTCTTATATTTATTGAATTATGCTCATATTGGTATCCCTTTCCAGGTAGTTAGTTAGGTGGTGCAGTCTGATATATATCGTTGCTGTTTTAAATGGCTTTGTGCGTCTATTAAGTGGATTcaaattgattcttatttttGAGAATTATTTCTTTCAGTTGTGTATTGTGAGtgctttttttaatttttttttattttacgtGTGTTTGATTGTTGATTTTGTCTGTATTTTTCACTCTTTTGATTGTGTTTTGTTTGTGTTTTTACTTCAAACTGTGAAGTCCCATTTACTTTGTATAGTGTAGTTTAATATCTTTGAAAGGAGAATTCTCATTTctttatttcaataatttttttacaaatttttagaatattaattatcaatatttttgttcatgAGTCTTAATTACATAATCCCATTTCGTTTATTAATTTAggtaaaactaaattaataaaacttttaagaaatttgtaaaattgttgtaaaaacttcaaaaagaacttttatgtatttttttttaatacaataaatgaaatatgaaaatttaaatcttCAACAACAAAGAACGAGTGAACACCAATTACCACGGAACTATGCTGACTTTGACAACTATTTTCAAGTGTCTTCTCAACTCAACTTAcatcttaaaattaaaattttagttaattattttttttaataatgtagTTGTTTGGATTATAgttttaaacttaattatatttaaaaaatttgggTGTAACCTAGACTGCAGCCCGACAGtatcataataaaaaattgccatattaacaaaattgtattattttattatatatatatatatttactttcTTATGTTAtgactttttttccttttcttttttacattATGACCTTGAAATACTCTATTTACTATATTTAACATACCAAGACAAATCAATACATTAATTTGAACCAGGGAAACATAACtcaattagtttatagttttaTATTCCAAGACTTGAAAAGAAATccaattgaaagaaaaatttaattaattaaggtttGTATTGTAGGTGTTCGTGGGAATGCAAACAAGCTATATATTATGGACTTGGCTAATCGAAGGGAGACTAAGGCCTATTCTTGCCGCTGTGTTCACTTTCACTTGCCGTGGCATTCTAGGCTACTCCACCCAACTTCCACTCCCTCAGGTCATCttttaatgttaaattataaatttagtccttaaacttttatattgatatcaaatatatctctaattttttaaatatttcgtATTCGCTAGAGGTTTTTGAACTTTACTTTTGCGTTTAAtatgtctttaaatttttgATTTTGTGTCTAATGATCGAGTCATTGATCTATTCAACATTTTTTGTTTGTAATTCATAGATCTACTaggtataaaataaaaaaaatgtttcatttagacataaaatttaattgtatatcTAATATACTAGtttgtgttttaaaattttgtattttgttagGGATATATTAGacaagaaaattgaaaattgaaggaTTGATTAGACATCTTTAAAGTTGGATTTatttgacataaaattaaatgttcatAAACTTATTAGATATTATAAAGTTAGAGACTAAATAGATTTAAACTTGAAGATGCAAGgactaaacttttaatttaaccaaaattatTTCTATTTTCTAAATGTGTTATCCTCGTTTCATTTTAACCTCTAGATTTTTAAACTGTCCATTTTGATTCCTGGAACGTTTTGAGCTTATTTTGTCTTTGACAAGAACTTTCAACATGTTTTTAGAATGCTTTTTTGTggttaaattattttgttttctaaatttatattaagttATTAATTTAGAGAATGTATTCTAATCACATACATTGGAAATAAGTAGTACATTGACAAATTTGAAACGCATCGTAAAAGTAGAGGACCAAATTAGAGTATTGACATGGTTTTGGTTTTCTAAATGAATTTCTGTGATAAATTATAGGGTTTTCTGGGATCGGGGATGGATTTTCCAGTTGGAAACGTATCGTTCTTCTTGTTCTACTCGGGTCACATGGCAGGATCAGTGATAGCGTCGTTGGACATGCGGCGGATGCGACGGTGGGGGTTGGCTTGGACATTCGACATCCTCAACCTTCTCCAAGCCATTAGATTGTTGGGTACTAGAGGTCACTATACTATCGACTTAGCTGTTGGCATCGGCGCCGGATTTCTTTTCGATTCCCTTGCCGGACATTATGAAGCCAGCCTGAGGAAGAACCTTGACAATCAGTTAGCTAAAACTATTGCTTAATTGCTTCACcccaaaaagaaagatgattaAGATGGAGCCTAGAGCCCCCattgaaaaattttcaattagtgAACTTTGGGTCGTGTTCTTTTATCTTACATGTGTTCTAGTTAGCATTATATGCATTTCACGTGttactaatatttga
This window contains:
- the LOC120079142 gene encoding phosphatidylcholine:diacylglycerol cholinephosphotransferase 1-like encodes the protein MAFDGAATLTCNLRHRNSNGNGNVNGNGNDCGGGKMANKDFHGGDGGGYCYKAIGKASCMRWTMEDVVYVAKHHWIPCVFALGMLFFMHVEYTLRMVPPASPPFDLGFVITRPLHRVLSSWSELNTLLAALNTVFVGMQTSYILWTWLIEGRLRPILAAVFTFTCRGILGYSTQLPLPQGFLGSGMDFPVGNVSFFLFYSGHMAGSVIASLDMRRMRRWGLAWTFDILNLLQAIRLLGTRGHYTIDLAVGIGAGFLFDSLAGHYEASLRKNLDNQLAKTIA